Below is a genomic region from Oceaniferula marina.
GTGTGAGTGCAAACCTCACCTGAAGCACGACAAAGCCGGGATTCTTTCCATGGCCAATGCCGGCCCCAACACGAACGGTTCGCAGTTTTTCATCACCCATGGAGCGACGCCTCACCTGGATGGTAAACACACCGTGTTTGGCGAAGTGACCGAAGGTCAGGATGTGGTGGATGCGATTGCTCAGGGCGATACCATCGAATCGATCGAGATTCACGACAGCACCGACGCCTTGTTTGCTGCGCAGTCCGGCCGCGTTTCCGATTGGAATACGGCTCTGTCCTAAGGAATTGCGATATGAATTTATTTCAAGGGGTGTGGATGCCGGGCGGCATGTCACGCCCCTTTTGTTTTTCTTCGGTTGAAAAATAGGAGATTGGTGGGAGAATGGCATGTCCTTGAAACGAGGACTCAAGCGACCCTCAATCGCCCCCGAGCGACACTCAAGTAACACCCAACAACCATGATTTACCTGCTTTCTCCGGCCAAGACACTGGATTACGATTCCGATGTTCCCTCGCTGCGTGGAACGATGCCCCGATTTCTTGACCATTCCGAGCAATTGGTCGAGGTGATGCGCACGATGTCAGCGGAGGATTTGCAGTCCTTAATGGGGATCTCGCCCAAGCTGGCCGAGGTGAATGTGGAGCGCTTTGCCTCGTGGAAGCCGGATTACTCAAAGGCCGAATCCAGACAGGCTATTTTGGCTTTTAAAGGGGGCGTCTATCAGGGGCTTGCTGTGGAAGCGTGGGCAAAGGAAGACTTTGCCGAAGCCCAGAAGTCGTTACGGATTTTATCAGGATTATACGGAGTGCTTCGACCTCTGGATTTGATGTTGCCATATCGTTTGGAAATGGGAAAAAAGGTGGCGACCGAGAGGGGGGCGAACCTGTATCGATTTTGGGGCGATTTGTTGACCCAGAGTTTGAACAAGGAGCTCAAAGGGCCTGACGATGCGATTGTAAATCTGGCATCCAACGAGTATTTTTCTGCTCTGCAGCCGAAGGACTTAAAGGCTCCGGTGCTGACTCCGGTGTTCAAGGATTGGAAAAACGGCAAGCTGAAGGTGATTTCTTTTTATGCCAAAAAGGCACGAGGTCAGATGGCAGCCTGGGCGATTTGCAAGAAGCTGACAACTCCTGACGAGTTGAAGGCCTTTACCGGAGGGGGCTATGCCTACGATGCTTCCCTGAGTGATGCGTCCTCGTTTGTCTTCACCCGGGGCGAAGCGTAACTCGGGATACCTCTGATAGGTGGCGAGACTGGCGTTTCATCGCGGAGCCTTTTTTGCCTTTTATTATTTCGCCTCGAAGCCTTAAATCACGGCGCTTCACCGGAGCGGTCAAAGGATGCAGTGGTATTACATAAAGGGAGGTAAAAAGGCAGGGCCGATCGCGGCAGCGGAAATCAAAGCCATGTATAAGTCCGGTCGCTTGGCTGGCAGTGATCAGGTCTGGAAGGTGGGGATGGATAACTGGCTTCCACTCGATCAGGTCGATGAGTTGAGCGTTTCTCCAGCCCCTGCAATGCCGTCCCTTTCCGGCACACCCTTGGCGCCTCCCGAACCCGTGGCACTGGAACCTTATCAACGTCCCCGAAGACCAGAGAGCGACGGGCTGATGCCCAAAAGCCATGTGGATTCAGATATTCCCACTTACCTATGGCAGTCGATCGTCGTGACCTTGATGTGCTGCCTTCCTCTGGGAATTGTCGCCATTGTTTATGCTTCCAAGGTGGACAGCCTGAAGTACGCGGGGGATATGATGGGCGCCCGCCACGCCTCCGAAACCGCAGGCAAATGGTGTGCCATTGCCTTTGGTGTTGGCGTGTTGGGGGTTGTGATTTATCTGGTGATGATGATGGGGCTCCTTGCCGGCGGCCTATGAGGATGCCAGCTCCCGCATCAGGGCTTTGTTCAGGCGGATCCCGGCTTCAAAGTTCTCGATCCAGTAGTTTTCGTTGGGGGCGTGGATCTGGCAGTCGGGTAATGCCAAGCCCAGCATCAGGGACTCCACGCCGAGAATCTCTTTCATGTCCTGAATGATCGGTATGGACCCACCCTCGCGGATGAGCACGGGGTCAACACCAAAGGCCTCCTTAAGCGCGGCCTGGCCGGCTTTGCCATTCTCTGAATGCGGGTCGGCGAAAAAGGGTTTGCCATCGTGACCGATTTCCACATCGACGGTGACCCCCTTCGGACAGTGCTTGAGCAGGTGCGCTTTGACCTTGCGCATGATGTCCGCCGGTTCCTGGTCGGGCACCAGACGGAAGGAGAACTTGGCCATGGCTTTGGCAGGGATCACGGTTTTCGATCCTTCGCCTTGGTAGCCGCCGCCGATGCCGTTGACTTCAGCTGTCGGGCGGGCCCAGAGTCGTTCCGACGAGCTATACCCGGGTTCTCCAAAGGTTTCCGGCGAACCCGTGATGGCCAGGGTGTCCTCATCACTGACTCCCGGGACTTTTGCCCACATGTCCCGCTCCCATTGCTCGAGTGGGCGGACGTCATCGTAAAAACCGTCGATGGCAATCCGGCCATCGGCATCGTGTAGTGAGGCGACCAATCGGGCGACTGCGGTTGCGGGGTTGGCAACGGCGCCGCCATAGACACCGGAGTGCAAGTCTCCGCTGGGGCCATGGACGGTGACTTCGCAGCAGGTGATACCCCTCAGGCCATACCCCATGGTGGGCACGCCCTTGGCGACCATGCCGGTATCTGATACCGCGATGACGTCGCAGGCGAGTGCTTCTTTATGTTTTTCGAGGAAGGGGACGAGGTTCGGGCTGCCGATTTCTTCTTCTCCTTCGAAAAGCAGGATGAGGTTGACCGGGAGTTCTCCATGATCCTGAAGGGTTTCTTCAACACCGAGCACGTGCGCGAGCATTTGGCCTTTGTTGTCGGTGGAGCCGCGGCCCCAGATCCGGCCCTCTTTGATGACGGGTTCAAAGGGATCGGTGTCCCAGAGTTCGACCGGGTCCACGGGTTGGACGTCGTAGTGGCCGTAGATCATCAGTGTTTTTTTATCCGCTTGGTGGGTGTTGCGAGCGGTGACGATCGGGTGCCCGGGCGTTTCATGCAGTTCGGTATCCAGCCCCATGCTGCGGAGTTTTTCGATCAACCAATGGGCGCAGGCGCGGACGTCGCCACGATGTTGGGAGTCGGTCGAGATGCTGGGAAATCGGAGAAAGGCAAAAAGGTCTTCGAGCTGCGGAGTCATGCTCTATGATTGGCAATCCTGAGGGCTGCCGACAAGGAGATAATCGGAGAGATTGGCCATGTCGGGAAAGATGGCATTCTAACTTGAAAGATGGGGGGGATCTCATCTGTAATACAGGGAAGGTATCACGGCACGCAACATGATGAAATTGGAAGAGAGTAAAAGGCGGTTTTTCGGCTGGAAAAAAATGAAGCATTGGATTGTCAGCTGCACGGTTTTGAGTGTGCTGCTCTTACTGATGTTGGTGTTCAAGGAGTCGTGGCAGGAGCCCGCTCAGATCTTGGTGTTTGCCGGCATGTTCCATCCGGTTTTTTTGCACTTGCCGATCGGGATGTTGGTGATTGTGGTGTTGATGGAGGTGATTGCCCGGATGCGCGGTCGGAAGTCCCATGCCACGATGCCGCTGGCGATGTCCGCGCTCACCTCGGTGATCGCTGTGGTGTTTGGCTACATCCTGATGCGTTCCAACACCTACCCGGAGGATTCCATCGATGCGCACTTGTGGAGTGGGGTGATTTTCACGGTGATCCTGATTTGGACCTTGTTTTTCAAGTTGCGCTACAATGAAACCGGCAGGGGGCAGCGAACATACTGGGTGCTTTTATTTCTCAGTACCGCTTTGATGTTTGCGACCGGGCATTACGGCGGGGTGATTACCCACGGCGATCCTCTGGATGCAGCCCCATGGAATCAGAAAAACGACCGCAAGCAAAAGCGGGGGCAAGGGGTGCAGATGCAGGCGGGGGCAGGTTTGGGCCAACAGTTGGTGTATGAAGATATCGTCATCCCGATTCTGGAGAATAAATGTTACAACTGCCACGGGCCGAAAAAAAGCAAAGGGCGGCTACGCATGGACAGCTATGAAGCGATGCTTGAAGGAGGGGATGAGGGACCGTGTCTGGTGCCCGGCGATCCTAAGAAAAGCTTGATGATTGAGCTGATCCATCTTCCGGAAGATGATGAGTTCCGCATGCCACCCGAGGATAAACCTCAATTGACCGATGCCGAAACCAAGGTGATCACCTGGTGGGTCGAAATGGGAGCTCCCCAGCAGACGAAATTAGAATCCTTGGAATTGCCCGACCCCGTTCGCTCGGCTTTACAGCAGTTGTTTGGAGCGAAGGCAGATAAGCCGTCTGGCAAACCAGCAGCAACAAAGCCGGATGCCGACGCTCCCGACCCCGCACAAATCAAACAAAAGTACGCCGAGACGGTAGCCAAGCTTCAGCAGAAGTTCCCTGGGAGCCTGACCTGGCTATCCCGGGGGGATGCCCACTTGTCATTGAACGTTGCCAGTGTCCGCGAGCGTTTCAACGATGAGGATTTGGCCTTGTTTCGAGACCTTGCTCCGCTCCTGTCCCGGGTGGATTTGACGGCGGCCTCGATCAGTGACGATTCAGCCCCTATCCTGGCATCGATGATTTCGCTGACATCCTTGCGACTGTCGGAAACCAAGGTGAGTGACCAGACGGTAGCGGCGCTGACCGGCTTGAAGCAGTTGGAGTCCTTGAGCCTTTATGGCACGGAGGTCAGTGACCAAGGTGTGATGCAGCTCGCTGCGATGACACAGCTGAAACATCTTTATCTTTGGCAAAGCAAGGTGACCCATGATGGGATACAGGCCTTGCAGGCGAAGCTTCCCGATTGCGAAATCTCCATCGGAAGTCAAAGCCCCCAACCTTAGTTTTTACATTCAGATCAAGTATGAAACCTCTACAACCCCTCGCAGCTTTTCTCCTATTTGTACCTAGTAGCCTGATTGCCCATGAAGGCAAGCATGACGCTCCGGCAAAGCCAGCTCTGGACACCCCGGTGTTGACCGGTAACGGTGAACATCGCTTTATGACCGCCCCCCGTTGGGCAAAGATGCCGGACGGTCGTTCCATTGGACCGACGCACGGAGGCGTGGCTGTCGGACCTCAAGGGAACATCTACGTTAGCACGGATGCGAAACATGCCCTCTGTGTGTTTCGCCCTGACGGATCCCATTTGAAAAATATCGCGCCAGATTGTGTTGGCCTGCATTCCTTGGTGATGCATGAACAGGGAGGGAAACATTTTCTCTATGGCGCGCACCTGAAAGGCAAGAGGGTGGTGAAGCTGGATCTCGATGGGAAGCTCATCATGAGTCTGCCAGCGCCGGGAAGTGATGATGTTCCAGGCGGTTTCAAGGGCGTGACCGCCGTTGCTGTTGCTCCGGACGATTCGATCTATGTCGCCGTCGGATACGGGTCGAATTTGATTCATAAGTTTTCGCCAGAAGGAAAACTGATCAAAAGCATCGGGGGCAAAGGAGGTGGAGAAGGAAAGTTTAAAACCTGCCACGGACTGGCTGTGGATTTGCGATTTGGAGCCCCTCGCTTGTTAGTGGCGGATCGGGAGAACCGGCGTTTGGTTCACCTGGACCTCGAGGGCAATTGGCTGGGGGTGTATGCTTCCCATTTGCGCCGTCCCTGTGCCATCGATTTCCACGGTGAGTATTGTGCCGTGGCAGAGCTGGAGGGGCGGGTCACCATTCTTTCGAAACAGGGAGCTCCCTTGGCTTTTCTCGGTGATAACCCAAACCGGAAGCAGTGGGCAAAATTTCCAGTCCCGGTAGCGAACTGGCAGGAGGGGGTGTTTACCGCGCCTCATGGCTTGGCCTATGACGCCGAAGGTCGTCTCTACGTGCAGGATTGGAATGCCACCGGCCGGGTCACCAAACTGGTGCCGGTTGAACGATAGAAGATGAGAGCATTTTGGGTCAGTGGCAAGCGGCAGAGGGCTTGGCCCTGCCTGTTCCTGATCCGGGGCTTCTTGATATTGGCCGGGGTAAGCGCCTGTGGCCAGGCTGCTGAGTTATGGGAGCTGCCACCTTTACGCTACTCCCAGACAAAGCCGAACGACCCGCTTGCTCGCTTGGTTGCCGATGTGCAGGCTGGGAAAAAATCGTTGCCAGTCAAGGATACCAAGTCGCTATTGTTAGCCTTGTTGCGAGAGCTTGATATTCCGGTGGAATCCCAGGTGCTTGTTTTTTCCAAAACGAGTAAACAAGTTTCACTGATCAGTCCGGGGAATCCGAGGGCGATTTATTTTTCCGATAATGCCTACCTTGCCTGGGTTCCCGGCGGAAGTATTGAGGCGATTGTGCATGATCCGGTCTTAGGCCCCGTCTTTTATGAGGTGATGCCTTCCGCAGAGGATGGGCATATCAGCCTGCAGCGGTCGGGGAGTTGCCTGGCATGCCATATCCACCAAGGAGGAAGCCTCGGGCTGACCCTGAGGTCGACCAAGACCGCTCGATCCGGAACTCCGGGAGCGGTGGTGGATCACGCTGTGAACCACCGGACTCCTTACCAAAAACGTTGGGGGGGATGGTATGTGACCGGTCGCTTGGATGGAATGAAGCACTTGGGGAATTGGGCTGGAGGACAAGCGCTGGATCTTGATCGGCAAGTGCCGGCTGGTCGCTATCCTCACGCCGGCAGTGATGTGTTGGCTCTGATGTTACTGGACCACCAAGCCCGGATGTATAGTTTGTTGGTCAGGGCGAAAATGCACTATCAGAGAGCCTTGTGGCTGGAGAAGGCGCTGGCCCATCAGGGAGGAAGTGCCCCCGGGGGAGAGACCAGTGCTTCGGCTCGTTTGGCGGATAGGATGGCGGAGGAAATTCTGAGCTGTTTGCTTTTTGCCAATGAGGCGGAGTTGCCGGGTGACGGCGTACAGGCTTCGGCTTCCTTTCAGCGGGCTTTTCAAGGTCAGGGTCGGCTTCCAGCAGGCAATCAAGAGGCTGTAGCAAGCCCGACTTTTTCGCTCAGGGATCTGAGGTTATACAAGCGTATTTTCAAGTACCGCTGCTCCTACATGATTTATTCTGATGGTTTCCGGGATTTGCCTGCGGAGCTTAAGTCGCGGGTGATGAGTCGACTCTATCAAGTGCTCGAGGGCAAGGATACCAGTGGCGCATATGATTACCTTGGCGCACGGGAGCGGAGCCGGATTTTACAGATATTGAATCAGACGCTTGTCGATGAGGATGAGGCGGCGGATGAGGCAGTGGATAAGTGATGGGGGGATTAGGCATCAACAAAAAGGATGTCCTTGCGTCGTGATTCGGGGGTGACTTTGAGGTGTTTCATTTTTCCTTTATGAATCGATCCCTCGATGATGGTGTTGTATGGGGCGTGGAGCTTGAATGTGCAGTTCCAGTCTGCGGGGAGGGCAGGATTGAGGAAGATTTTTCGCGAATACGGGTCCGGCTGCATGATCATGGATTGAACGGCCTTCATCATCACGCCACCATGATCCTGATCCGGAGTCCAATCGTAGTTAGGTCCCCAGAAGGCGGGAAATCGACAACTCTTATCATAATTCTTGCAGCGCTTTACGAGGTAGTCGCGCGATTCCTCCCGCAGGCCGAGATAGGTCATAAAGAGGTTGTCTTGCCTCCATCCGGAGGTCCCTTTGTCCCAGCGGTGTTGCAGAGCATTCAATCCAAGGGCTGCGTTGCCTTTTTCGAATGAGCAAAGTCTGAATGGAAAAACAGCGTAGAGTTCTGGGTTTTCCACATTGCGTTTGCTGGCAAAGCGGGTGGCCGGAGCCAAGGCCGATTTCTCACCAATTTGACGGATGGGTAGCGGGGCTAGCTTACTTTGGAATTTACGGTAAAACGCACGATGCTCGTTGTTGAGGGTATTTGTCGGCAGGGAAAGAAGACGCTGGGTGATGGCGTGAAGTCCCGCCACCTCAGGCATCGGGTTGGTGCAGTCCCACCAGGTTTCACATGCCATCGACGGGTGCATGACCAGTTCTCCCTGCTTGTTGGTTTCGTAATGTTGGTCAAAGAATTGAACCACCTCATAGGCAAGCGGTAGGATCTTTTGTTTGAGGAACTCATCATCTTGGGTGTGGTCGAAGTAGTCGAGCATCATAAAGACAAGTTCGGGGCCAGCCACCCATTCCCACTTGTGCCAGCCGCTTTCTTGTAGTTTGTCTTTTCGTTCTTCGAAGGGTTGCCAGCCATAAGTCTGGGTGAACGTAGCTCCCCAGAAGTAGGTGCATTCCGAAAAGAAGGCTCCTCCATGTCCAAGGTATTTTTGGGTTCGGAACTTGTTGAGTTGAAAACAGTCCTCGGCATACATCTTGAACAAGGGCTGGAGTAGATCGAAGTCCCCGGATGCATACATACTCAAATACGGGAGGCGGGTATTTTGCCACCAAAATCCCGGGCCCCACCGACGATAATCAGGGTCACCCTTGAACGGAACGGTGAAAAGCGATCCGTTAAATTTGATCGGGTGCTTGCCCCGACCGGCACAGGCGTCGATAAAACGTTGCAGGGCATAGCTCTGGGATACCAGGCGGGCGTCATTTGTTTGCTCGAGTGTTGCCTGGTCAACTTGCTTACCATCCAGATAGAGTGCGATTTCGGCATTCTTTTCGTCGAAACGAACCGCAATGTGGTGCCATGTTCCAGGGGTGAGGCAGTCTTTTTGTTTTAAGATGCTATTGCCGTTGATGAGGCGCAGGCTCTTTCCCGGATAGGTATCCAAGAGAAAGCCATCGCTGCCGCCGGGTGTGATGTTATCGATAATTCTGCCCGTGCCCGCCCCGGCTTGAATCCAGGTTTCGAGCGTGAATGAGCCAGTCAGCTCTTTGTTGCTGATTCCTTCGAGGGTTCCTCCAAGAGGGGGATTTGTGACCGAGACGAGTGCCTTGGCTTGGGCTCGTTGGGTGTGCTGTTTGGCGGCTGCTAGCTGGCGGATTTGATCTTCTGGCAGGGCATGTGGGATGAGGCTGACTCTGCCAACTTTACCATCGAAGCGGTTGTGTCCGGCTTGATCCGCTCCGAGTTTCACTGGATGTTGATTGACGGGGCTTAGTCGCTTGGGACTGGTGTCTGCTGTTGCGAGGTGGATCCAGCTGCGCGACCAGAATGAGCTCCACCATGTTAGGTGATCTTTTTTTCGTTGATCCAGCGTTAGTTTTTGGATGTCTTGGGCCATACCTTGGATCTTGCCGAGCCATTGCTTTGGGGTCGATGGTTGCTGGGTGAGCAGCGTGACCGAGAGCTGGCTGTTGGTCTTGGGTGGTATGACGAGCGTTGTGTCGTTTACCCGTTTGCCATCCGGGCTGGTGATCAGCCCTCCAAACGTCCGGTGCAGAATCGGGTCCTCTTTAAGGTATTCCGACAGCCCTTGCAGGCGGTTCGACATCTCAAAGCCGTCGGATTTGAGATTGTGGTGGTACCAGGCGACCTGATTGGTGAGGCCGGGGACAATGGTGTCGGGTTCGATGATCACTTCTTTTGCCAGCTTGTTTTTTTGAGATCGCTTTTCCTGAAGGTCACTGACCTGGCCAAGAGGGTAGGCTTTTTTCTCTGTTCGCCAGAGCTCCAGCTTGGCGGTCATTTTAAGTGGCTGTGAGCTATTTTGTTCGATCTGAATGTTCGGGTTGTTGGCATCGATCCATACCGATAGCTTGGTTTGTTGCTCGGGTCTGTTGGAGGTGATCGTGATGCACCCTTGTTGCAGGTCGAGCCTCTGGTTGAAGGTGTCACCAGGTTTGAAGATGGCGGGATCGCAGGTGACTCTGATTTTGCCTACTTTCAGGAGTCGGCCGTTGTCTCCCCAGGCATCGGATTTACTGATGTAGAGTAGGAGGTCGCCGTTGGGTTCAACCCAGACGTTGGCTCCGATGTCACCATTTCCAATGGGCATACTGCCTGATGCGTTCGCACTTGGGCTATCCCAAACGACATCATAGTTGGGCGTGTTTTGATCAGGAGCAGCGCTAAGGGTGCCACCGAGAATCAGGGGCAGGCAGGGGAGCAAAGAGAATAATTTTTTCGTCATGGCTTGTGATGAGTATCAGATGAGTATGGCTTCAGTGATTATACGTCTGTATTTCATAAGTATCATAGTGAATATCACCTATTTTTTTGGACAAATCGCAGATTGTGTTCATTTTGACCTTGTTGTTACGTTTTGATGCATTGAATGAAATTGGAAATAAGTCACTTAAGCATAGATACCTATGCCTTTGATAAGGTCGAGGTTGGGAAATGGTGGGATTTTAAAAATCACATCAGCCCATTTGCCCGCATTTTTCTGGTGGATGCAGGAAAGCAGGAGGTTTCTTTTCATGGGAAAACCTATCACCATCAGCGGGATAGTTTGGCTTTGATTCCTCCATACACTCCGGTGGACTACTATTGTGCTGATGTTTGCAGTCAGTATTACTTCATTTTTACATGTCGGCTTGAGAATGGAAAAGACCTCTTCACCGACTGCCGGTTTCCGTATCTACTATCGGCTGACGCTTTGAGTCACGAGTTATGCCAGCATCTACATCGTCAATTGCCGGGGTTCGGGCTGAGCAATGTCGATGCGGATTCCGAAGATTTTAATCACATGATTTTCCGTTCGCAATTGGCGGGGCTGAGTTTACAACAAAAGCTGGTGCTACAGGGGACGGTGGGATTGCTGCTGTCGCGTTTTGCCGCTGATGCCCAGAGGAGTGAGCAGTTGATTCGGTTTTCGAAGTCGTTTCAGTTTATCGAAACCCACCTTGGTGAGGATTTGAGTCTGGCGGTGCTTGCAGATCTGGAGGGGGTGAGTAAGACGTATTTTTCAGATCAGTTTTATGAGCATTCGGGTGTCCGACCATCTGAGTATATCGCTCATAAAAGAGAAGTCAGAGCCCGCGAACTATTAGCCACCACTTTATTGAATATGAGTGAAATCGGTCATGCTATAGGCATTCCCGACCAGGCGTATTTCTGCCGATTCTTTAAAAAACGAACCGGCATCGCACCTAAAAAGTACCGTTTGGCGAACCTGATTGATGAGGGGGCCAAGGCCAGAGGTTTTCCTATCCGTTAGGATAGGATGCCGTGAACGACTTTTGATTTTTTGGTGATGTTACTCAGTCGTTGCTCTACACCCTGGGAGGGGTAGGTGAAATGGGTGTGGTCGAATCCGAGCTGGTGCAGCATGGTGGCGTGCAGGTCGTGAACGGACACCTTGTCGACGGTGGCCTCGTATCCGATAGGATCGGTTTCGCCGTAGGACATGCCGGGTTTGATTCCCCCTCCGGCCATCCAGACGGTGAAGGCTCCCGGGTTGTGGTCGCGACCGACAAATTTCATTTCCTGGCCGCCACGGTTTTCCCGCATCGGAGTGCGACCGAACTCGCCACCCCAGACGACGAGGGTGTCTTCTAACATTCCTCGCTGTTTGAGGTCTTGGATCAAGCCGGCAATGGCTTTGTCGACATTCAGGCATTGTCGTTTGAATCCGGAATTGATGGCTTCACTGGCGGCGGCCCCGTGGGAGTCCCAGCCCCAGTCGAAGAGTTGGATGTAGCGCACGCCACGTTCGGCGAGGCGGCGGGCTAACAGGCAATTATTGGCGAAGCTTTCTTTTCCTGGTTTTGCTCCGTAAAGTTCTTTGATGTGTTCGGGTTCGGATTTGATATCGAAGGCATCTGAGGCCTTCATTTGCATTCGGTATGCCATTTCATACTGGGCGATGCGGGTCAGGGTTTCGGGGTCTCCTGATTCTTCGTAGGCGGTCTGGTTGATTTCGGTGATGGCGTCCAGGGCGCGCCGGCGCAGGGAGGAATCGATGCCTTTTGGGTTGGAGAGGTAGAGCACCGGATCACCTTCGGACCGGCATTGGACCCCCTGATAGACCGAGGGCAGGTAGCCGCTTCCCCAGACGGACTTGCCGGCCGAGGGAGTTTTTCCTCCTGAAACGAGGACCATGTATCCTGGCAGGTTCTGGTTGTCTGTCCCCAGGCCGTAGGTCACCCAGGATCCGATGGACGGGGCTCCAAGGTTCTGGCTGCCGGTATGCATCAGTAACTGGGCGGGGGCGTGGTTGAACTGATCCGTATGCATGGATTTGATGATGCAGAGCTCATCGATGACTTTTTCCAAGTGAGGCATGCGGTCGGAGATCCACTGGCCGGATTCACCGGCACGGTGGAATGGAAACTGCGCACCGAGCATTTTGGGCACGCCCTGGATGAAGGCGAATTTTTTCCCTTCAAGAAATTCTTTCGGGCACTCTTTGCCATCGAGTTTTTGCAGTTCCGGTTTGTAGTCGAAGAGTTCCAGTTGGCTCGGGGCTCCCGCCATGTGGAGGTAAATAACACGTTTGGCTTTAGGCGCAAAATGGGGCACGGTGGGCGCCAGCGGGGTGGTGGGGTCACGGACAATCCCGTGGTCTTCAGAAATCCCCCATGCCTTTCCCATGACGGAAGACAGCCACATGCCTCCGAGGCCCGTGGTGCAGTTTTTGAGAAAATGTCGACGCGTCTTGAGTTGAAGGCCGTCGTGATGAAGCTGTTGGAAAAGGTTCACGGATAAAGTTGTCGGGTGGAGGTTATTTGGTGAGTGCCTCGTCGGTGTTGAGGAT
It encodes:
- a CDS encoding peptidylprolyl isomerase, which encodes MSDIQDINITMNTSKGAIKVRMFAGDTQVTCASFLNLASKGFYDGIVFHRVIPNFMIQGGDPTGSGMGGPGYKFECECKPHLKHDKAGILSMANAGPNTNGSQFFITHGATPHLDGKHTVFGEVTEGQDVVDAIAQGDTIESIEIHDSTDALFAAQSGRVSDWNTALS
- the yaaA gene encoding peroxide stress protein YaaA, with protein sequence MIYLLSPAKTLDYDSDVPSLRGTMPRFLDHSEQLVEVMRTMSAEDLQSLMGISPKLAEVNVERFASWKPDYSKAESRQAILAFKGGVYQGLAVEAWAKEDFAEAQKSLRILSGLYGVLRPLDLMLPYRLEMGKKVATERGANLYRFWGDLLTQSLNKELKGPDDAIVNLASNEYFSALQPKDLKAPVLTPVFKDWKNGKLKVISFYAKKARGQMAAWAICKKLTTPDELKAFTGGGYAYDASLSDASSFVFTRGEA
- a CDS encoding CD225/dispanin family protein, which gives rise to MQWYYIKGGKKAGPIAAAEIKAMYKSGRLAGSDQVWKVGMDNWLPLDQVDELSVSPAPAMPSLSGTPLAPPEPVALEPYQRPRRPESDGLMPKSHVDSDIPTYLWQSIVVTLMCCLPLGIVAIVYASKVDSLKYAGDMMGARHASETAGKWCAIAFGVGVLGVVIYLVMMMGLLAGGL
- a CDS encoding dipeptidase, whose protein sequence is MTPQLEDLFAFLRFPSISTDSQHRGDVRACAHWLIEKLRSMGLDTELHETPGHPIVTARNTHQADKKTLMIYGHYDVQPVDPVELWDTDPFEPVIKEGRIWGRGSTDNKGQMLAHVLGVEETLQDHGELPVNLILLFEGEEEIGSPNLVPFLEKHKEALACDVIAVSDTGMVAKGVPTMGYGLRGITCCEVTVHGPSGDLHSGVYGGAVANPATAVARLVASLHDADGRIAIDGFYDDVRPLEQWERDMWAKVPGVSDEDTLAITGSPETFGEPGYSSSERLWARPTAEVNGIGGGYQGEGSKTVIPAKAMAKFSFRLVPDQEPADIMRKVKAHLLKHCPKGVTVDVEIGHDGKPFFADPHSENGKAGQAALKEAFGVDPVLIREGGSIPIIQDMKEILGVESLMLGLALPDCQIHAPNENYWIENFEAGIRLNKALMRELASS
- a CDS encoding c-type cytochrome domain-containing protein — protein: MMKLEESKRRFFGWKKMKHWIVSCTVLSVLLLLMLVFKESWQEPAQILVFAGMFHPVFLHLPIGMLVIVVLMEVIARMRGRKSHATMPLAMSALTSVIAVVFGYILMRSNTYPEDSIDAHLWSGVIFTVILIWTLFFKLRYNETGRGQRTYWVLLFLSTALMFATGHYGGVITHGDPLDAAPWNQKNDRKQKRGQGVQMQAGAGLGQQLVYEDIVIPILENKCYNCHGPKKSKGRLRMDSYEAMLEGGDEGPCLVPGDPKKSLMIELIHLPEDDEFRMPPEDKPQLTDAETKVITWWVEMGAPQQTKLESLELPDPVRSALQQLFGAKADKPSGKPAATKPDADAPDPAQIKQKYAETVAKLQQKFPGSLTWLSRGDAHLSLNVASVRERFNDEDLALFRDLAPLLSRVDLTAASISDDSAPILASMISLTSLRLSETKVSDQTVAALTGLKQLESLSLYGTEVSDQGVMQLAAMTQLKHLYLWQSKVTHDGIQALQAKLPDCEISIGSQSPQP
- a CDS encoding 6-bladed beta-propeller encodes the protein MKPLQPLAAFLLFVPSSLIAHEGKHDAPAKPALDTPVLTGNGEHRFMTAPRWAKMPDGRSIGPTHGGVAVGPQGNIYVSTDAKHALCVFRPDGSHLKNIAPDCVGLHSLVMHEQGGKHFLYGAHLKGKRVVKLDLDGKLIMSLPAPGSDDVPGGFKGVTAVAVAPDDSIYVAVGYGSNLIHKFSPEGKLIKSIGGKGGGEGKFKTCHGLAVDLRFGAPRLLVADRENRRLVHLDLEGNWLGVYASHLRRPCAIDFHGEYCAVAELEGRVTILSKQGAPLAFLGDNPNRKQWAKFPVPVANWQEGVFTAPHGLAYDAEGRLYVQDWNATGRVTKLVPVER
- a CDS encoding DUF5703 domain-containing protein, producing the protein MTKKLFSLLPCLPLILGGTLSAAPDQNTPNYDVVWDSPSANASGSMPIGNGDIGANVWVEPNGDLLLYISKSDAWGDNGRLLKVGKIRVTCDPAIFKPGDTFNQRLDLQQGCITITSNRPEQQTKLSVWIDANNPNIQIEQNSSQPLKMTAKLELWRTEKKAYPLGQVSDLQEKRSQKNKLAKEVIIEPDTIVPGLTNQVAWYHHNLKSDGFEMSNRLQGLSEYLKEDPILHRTFGGLITSPDGKRVNDTTLVIPPKTNSQLSVTLLTQQPSTPKQWLGKIQGMAQDIQKLTLDQRKKDHLTWWSSFWSRSWIHLATADTSPKRLSPVNQHPVKLGADQAGHNRFDGKVGRVSLIPHALPEDQIRQLAAAKQHTQRAQAKALVSVTNPPLGGTLEGISNKELTGSFTLETWIQAGAGTGRIIDNITPGGSDGFLLDTYPGKSLRLINGNSILKQKDCLTPGTWHHIAVRFDEKNAEIALYLDGKQVDQATLEQTNDARLVSQSYALQRFIDACAGRGKHPIKFNGSLFTVPFKGDPDYRRWGPGFWWQNTRLPYLSMYASGDFDLLQPLFKMYAEDCFQLNKFRTQKYLGHGGAFFSECTYFWGATFTQTYGWQPFEERKDKLQESGWHKWEWVAGPELVFMMLDYFDHTQDDEFLKQKILPLAYEVVQFFDQHYETNKQGELVMHPSMACETWWDCTNPMPEVAGLHAITQRLLSLPTNTLNNEHRAFYRKFQSKLAPLPIRQIGEKSALAPATRFASKRNVENPELYAVFPFRLCSFEKGNAALGLNALQHRWDKGTSGWRQDNLFMTYLGLREESRDYLVKRCKNYDKSCRFPAFWGPNYDWTPDQDHGGVMMKAVQSMIMQPDPYSRKIFLNPALPADWNCTFKLHAPYNTIIEGSIHKGKMKHLKVTPESRRKDILFVDA